The genomic stretch TATAAGATATCTGAATGCGGCTTGTGCATCTGATTTGGTCCAATTTTTGTACAACAATAAGATTGTTTTTCTATAATATTTGGAATTAACTTTTGTATGAGCAAGATTGTGTATATTCATCTTTTTTGCCAaatcttacatatatatatatatatatatataatatgcatcAGCCATGCGATATGATATGGACGGATCGATTGTGTTTCAGCCCAGCGATGGGACCCACAGTGACGAACAGACGTGACGCAGGAATTGTAGGGTTTGAATTAAAGGTATCATTGGAGGGGATCCGCACCCATCCGGGGAACATCTATAAACCCTAGAAGCTGAAGGTAAGCTTCGTCTTCGATGGCGGAAGAAGAAAAGCTCTGTAGCTACAAGAAAACCTAATAGTCTCATTCCCACCCCACTCGAGATGTTGTCGTCGACACGCTCACTCCTCTTCCGTCGCCGCCTGCCCCGTCACCTCGTCTCCCTCGTCAGATCCTCCCCGCTTCCTCCTCGATCCACCGATCCAAACGTCCCATTCGGATCGATCGCTCTCCTCTCCACCGGGCTTcgttccctctcctcctcctcctccggcttCGGCGAGTCTGGAGGCGGCGGAGAGGGGGAGACCAAGGATCCCTGGGGTGGTTCCGACCAGCCccaatcctcctcttcttcctcctccggcgGCCTCGACTGGGGAGAGGCGTCTTCCTGGTCCACGGGGCTGACGAAGGAACATTTCGATGGGGAGGCCGTCGGCCGCCAGGTCTCGCCGACGAGCGAGCTGAAGGCGCAGGCGCAGGCGATGGACGACGAAGATGAGATCTTGCGAATGCTTGAGAAGGACAACAAGGAGAGCAAGGCGTTCGTGAATGGGTGGAGGGAGCGGTTGATGGAGACGTACCATCTCCTGAAGCAGGTGAGGGAGCCCGGGGTCAGGGGGTCATACCTTAAAGATTCAGAGAAAGCGGAGATGTACCGGCTCCATAAGGAGAACCCGGAGGTGTACACGGTGGAAAGACTGGCGAAGGATTACCGGATCATGCGGCAGAGGGTGCACGCCATCCTGTGGCTGaaagagatggaggaggaggaggaaaagaagcGTGGGAAACCATTGGATGACTCGGTCGAGATCTTGCTGGACAACTTCCCGGAGTAAGTGAAAaatgaaagaaggaaaaaaaaggctTTTTTTTAAATGTTTCCTTAATCCATGTTTCTTTTAATTTAAGCCATTGTTTCCTACCTTTTAATATTTGAGCTTAGCATCGGATAGGATTAAAAAGAAGTGCTTAGTAGTTGATTTGTCAGATGAAATGGCGATAGCTGTTTGATTCTCCGTATATTATGACCTTTGCAAAATTAATTTTTCAAAAGTTACCTCGTGGTGATGACAAAACTCTATGATGCTATTTATTATGTAAGTGAGAGATGATACATCAAAGGGGGGAATAGATGATAGCACTTGTGTGTCTTGAGCTTATGCTAAATTTGGTTAATATCAATCTTGTAACAATTTCTGATATATTTGATGGTTGCCAATTAAAGAAAAACAATTTCTCAATCTTTATTATAGCCATTGCAGCCGCTGAAGCAGCTATTAGTCTATATATTGTTTCGTTGATTCATCGAACAAAAAATCAACTTGTATCAATCAATCAAATTTGTTGAATAGGTAAAACACATAAATGTTTTTTATATTTTGCTGTAGGAATCTAATTGAGTCAACACTATTTAATTGCACCTGGTTGACTGCATCAGTCTGAACAGGACTTTTTAAGAAAGCATAGGGTGAGCAAGCAACCCCTTGAAAATAAACAGTTATTCATATCGTATTATAAAGTGGTCAGAcctgaaaattttgaaactagGCATTTAAGTTAGACAGTGCAAAAAAAAATGTACAGGAGTTGGAGGCTTGCAGCTCTCCAACATGATCTATCTCACATTCCAAATGTGATGTCATTAAGTTTGGAACTTCTTAAAAATAttgttaggatatgtatttagaaAGGAAAAAGAACATATTGTTACTAACTGATATGCTCATAGTGATTGAGAAATATGGCAAAGTGGACTGATTGATTGCAAGACACTTTAGCAAGCTTCCCAATGATATATAGTCCTTATAACAGTAGAAATAGGTGTTATTCAGTCtaattgggaaagagaaggggcATCTATTAGCAAGGCTCAATGATGAAATTTATAGCATGAAAGTAAAAGGGCTAGCGACTCTTCCCTTTTCTATGTTTTATGCCCCATTTACTTCCTGTCGTATGCGCTTGTTTTCTTCTTTCATCTAGCAAAATGGAAGATTTTTCTGTTGAGCAACAAATTTATTTTCTTCATATCTCATAGAGATCTCATATCAGTATATAATGAGTTTATTGATGCAACTTACATACATTAGTACATAACTGCATTCAGCGGTACTCACAAACCTTTGTTATGGTTCATATTGTAGTTACTTGAGAAATATTTACTTGTCTTAATTTTTGAAGGGGCATCTATCAGTGAGGCCTGATGATGAAGTTTATAGCATGGAAGTAAAAGGGAAAGAGActcttttctttatattttatcaCCCATTTGCTCCCTGTCTTATGTGCTTGGTTACTTCTTTCATCTAGCCCAGCGGAAGCTTATAATGTTGAATAACAAATTGCTTTTCTTTATATCTTATGCAGTTCTGTTATTCAGTGTAAAATTAGCTGATTGATGCAACTTTGATAAATTAGTTCATAACCATGTGCAACACTTTGCGAAACTTTGTTATGGTTCATGTTGTAATTTGTTGGGTAATATTGATTTGTCTCAATTTTTTAAAGTGTATAATATTTGGAAATTTTCTACTGCACTGGCATTGCATGGAATTGCTACTCTTGAATATTTGACATCAATATGACATGTTACATAATTTTGATTTTGGATATCTTGCCTTTTTCTAGCTTTGGTGTTAATTTGAATTGCTCCACTATAGAGCAGGGATAGGCAAAACTGAATTTAATTGATTTTTCTTGccaaattttagaaaaaatattagaTACCTTTAGTGGGTTAATTAAATTTGGTCAAATTGGCATTAAGGTTAACTTGCAAAAGAACTGAAATCAACCTTTGTATTGTTGCAGATTTAACACTTCATTTCTGTTCACTTGCAGGTTTTTCAATTCCCATGATAGGGAATTTCATGTCGCCTCTCTTCCGTACAAACCTGACTTCAAGATCATGCCTGAGGACTGGGATGGCACCACAAGAGATCGTGACGAAGTTCTTTATGAAATCTCGGTGAAGGAAGATCAAATGCTGTATGAAGAATTTGTACAAAAACTGAATTTCAATAAGAAAAAAGTAAGTTATCTGACTTACtgttattatttcttcttaatgcACCAAAAAAGATGCATTTTAATGTGATCATTAGAAAAGATAGTTGATCATTTCTAACATCGAATGGAGATTGTGTTTTCACTGGTTAAATTTAACATTGTACTCGCCGAGAGACATGGCACCTCCTAGGTTAGCTGATGATTTTGGATTGCTATTTTGGCCATTACTTGTCTAATATTTCTTCTTTCATGATCTCAGTTGCAATGTTTAGAAAACACTTACATTGTGCATTAATTTGTTAGCGGATCATTTTTCACTGGATAGATCGGACTTACATCTCTCTGTTTCCTTTTCTGTCGTAATTATGTTCCCCAATGTCATAGTATTGAATGCTGTCAATGGCAGATCTCCATGGTACCTAGCTGCTTTTGCATTTAGTTTAGATATGTAGAGTGGCATTCATAACAGTGATTTGGATAATGTGGATGCACATCATGCTTAGGTATCATTTATTGGAATTACTgtatatgcacatcatgatttggAGAATGTGGATGGAGATCATGCTTAGGTATCATTTGAAAACTGAATATTTGTATAAGCCGGGGCTGGTTAGGCACTGTAACAATTCATGCCAAGTTTTGAAATTTTGATGCTTGTTTCTTCTGACAGCCTATTTTGCTATTGACTATTACATTTGTGCTCGATAATTCTTTGTTACCTTTCTTGGCTTCTGTCAAAAAATTAGAATCTAAGAAGGGAACGACATTATATGCCCCTGATAGGCTTAATACAGTGAAGCTGTCTTTTTAAATGGATCAGCAGGCTCATGTATGGCTTATATGCTGTTTATTCTTCTGCATAGGACCTGCATGACTCGTTTACTAGTAAAACTTTTGTCCTTTTGTTTTTCTTCCACCAGGTTGCTGGGGAGGTAAAATTCCACAAATATAGCAGGCGGCGGCCGTCAGATGGCTGGAGCTTTACCGTCGAGAAGTTAGGTGTCCGTGATAAACGTGGCAGCGGTGGTGGttttaaatttgttagcttgcctgATGGATCAAGCCGTGCTCTGAATGAAATGGAAAAGATGTACGTGAAGAGAGAGACTCCCAAGCGTAGGAGGAGGATACTTCCTCCTTTCAAGTGACCATTGCATCGCTTATCCTTTTCGGCAATGCAATGCTCACTCACGTTTGTCTGATAGCTAAAGAAACCATTGCATTGCTAAAACCTTTTTGGATTTTCATCTCTCTCGCAAAGGGGAGGAAAGGCCATGCATCAGGCAGAATGTAAAATGATGTTTCAGATGTCGTATGAAGGAGCTTTAGTTATACTGTGAATTTGTTTCCAATAATGTCTGGCTGAATTTGTTTCCGATAattgggttttttttttcatcaaaatcaattgaaATTTGCAATTTTTTTGATACAATATGTACTTGTTCTTTGCTTGTTTATATTGAAGGATATCAAGAAGTAAGAAGTTGATCGGTTGAATTGTTTTTGATACACGGGAATTCTGTGATTGTTGATGGGGTTGGCTACTGATCGCTGCACAGACACATGTAGTTCGACCGACAGTGAAACCCACATAATGTATGATATTAATCCAGTCACAAATGCCTTTCATATTGATAGGATGTTACAAGGGATAGATAAATCTGTGGCAACAAAGCATGTCACGATGAGCTGCAGCACCCTCAGTGGAACTTGAAGCTGGTCAAGATGTTGTTGTGCACAGGGTCGGCCAAGTGATCCAACAGGTTCTGGAACGGCCCAACTCCGGTCAACGCCGCCTGCGCAAAGTAGCCCAGGATGGCCAGCATGGCCAGCCTCCCATTCTTCACCTCCTTCAGCTTCAGATCGTTCATCGACTTCTCGTCCTTCCCAAAGCCGAGAGGGTTGAAGAGAGGTCCTCCAGGGTAGATAGGGTTTCCCGACCCCCCCAACCACTTCTCGAGACCTAAGAAGTACTGCTTCCCCATGGAGCCTGGATTTGCCCAGTCCTGGAATCTCCGGTGCTCCGCGAACCCCATGAGCGCCATCTCCAGCACGAACAGCGTGTAGGGGTCTGCCCAGTAGTTGTAAGTGCCGGCCGGTGGAAAGACGCCAGTCTTGAACCAGGGGAGTGCGGTCTCAGGTGGTATCCACCCGAGCTTTCCGAAGATCTCGGGCGCGATGGCGCCTACTGCGCCCAGCATGGCATACCTCCCGTTGATGACCTCGCCGTAGGCCAGCCATTTGGGCTCGATGAATCCTCCGGTGCCTTCGGGGTCCGACAGGCCAAGGGGGTCAAAGCCGTAGTCACCGGGGAGGCTGCAACCACGACAAGTTAATTAAGTTCCGGTGAAGAGGGAGCTCATGATCCATGAGCGAACTCATATTGCTTCTGCTTTACCTTCCGTCCAAGTAGGTGAGGGACTGCTTGGAGGCAAACCAGAGCTGTCTGTCTGCTCCTTGCTGCAAAAGATACCAGACGGATCATGGATCCATGTGACGAGATAGAAGCTATTCCATACACTACCGGTCGGCAGAAGCTAATCCAAGAAGAGATCAAAACGATTACTGTGCCAAGTTGCGACTGACCTTGACGGGAGGCGTGGAAGCTGCTCTAACGGCGAACGAAGCCTTCCTCGAAGAACCAAGAGATCTCGAGGGAGCAGACCGGAGGGGCCTTCCCCCGAGGAGCTGCCTTCCAGCGTCCACCGAGGAGAGAAAAGCCTGAGTTGCCATCGGTGTTTGCTGCCGCTCTTGCCTGCCTCTCCCTGTCGGTCGTAGCTGAGGGGGGGAATGGAAATGAAACCAGAGAGGAGTGAGTTCGAATGGAGGCCGGCAGGAAGAGAGAAATATGAGGCTGGTTCGAGCGGTGTGGGGCACGGGAATCTAAATTAGATATCAGGTTCGCCTATGGAAGATGAGGCCCTGACATGGCCGCCAATGACACTGCTACACGTGGGATATTTAGCGGATAAGAAGGAAGTGTTTGGAGCGTGGGTGGCTGACGATTCATTTGCGGCCCCATTAAATCTTGTGATGAGTAGATTTTCTATCAGGACTTGTGGCCTCCGTCGAGTCTGGTTAGATAACACCTGTTCTACCTCACAGAATTGATGGGCCATATTTTTGCAGCTGTGTGTCTCCATTCCCTTCTCAAGTTGCCATGCAAACATATGTTAATTTCCTTGTAATTAATCACAAGAATTTAAGGTGCTAAATTCATCAACAAGCAGatattggaagaagaagaagaagaagaagaagaagaagaagaagaagaagaagaagaagaagaagaaggaagctgcTGATCCAAAGGCCACTGGCGTACTTTGCACCTTCCATGTGAATGATGATTATTATCGGAAGGCACAACCTTGTTCGTATCAGCGACAATGATCAAAGAATGTAAAGTTATATTTATGTTAGTTGTTAAATAACTCATGCATCCCATAGAAATTTCTCTTCAAATAGAAGTTATTTTGGAATAATTCAAAGACATGAAGAACTTCTTAGTGGCCTGATTCCTCTTCGAGACATTCGACGTCGAATCGATCTAATTCTAAGAGTAATTTTGCTAAACAAATCTCAATACTAGATGTGTCCAAATGAACATGAAGAAgagttaaataaataaattatgaatatatTACACAAGAGTTATATTTGAAAAAATTTACGTTCATAAGTCATTGTAGTTCTATTAATTCCAAAGAATGATGAAACTTAGCGATATGCGTCGAGCTATCAACCGGATTACCATAAATATAGATTTTTTATTTCATATGTTGAGGATATGTTCGATATACTTACTTGCACTcaatttattttctaaaattgaTCTTTGaaatagtaatataaatgaccagTAGATGTTGAGAATTTTTCTATTCTATACTTCGCCAACACCAACATCCCTATAAGATGTTTAGAGTTTTCATGGGTTGGAATATTTTTATCGTcgatttattcaaaattttaggATTAGTGTCGCTCCTCTAACTGATTGCATAAAAAAAGATTAGTTCAATGGACAATTAAGGCAAACAATAATTTTGAACCACTAAAGATGAAATTATCCACTACTCTTGTTTTtatcttattaattttttaaaaatatttaaagttgATTGTGATACTTTTTATATGGGTAATGGTGGAATACTTAGGCAAGAAGAATATCcatctatattttttaataaaaaaaacttaataatACGAGAAAGAACTATTCATATTGAATTTTATGTTATTGTTCAAGTACTACGACAATAGAGACATTATTTAATCCAAGAagaatttatcttaaattttgattatgaaactctTAAACATATAAATTCTCAAATAAATCTCAAGATAATATGTAAAATGAGTAACATTTTTACAATAGTATATATTTGTCTTTAAGCATAAAAACGAAATATATAATAAAGTTATATATGCACTCAATTGATTATTTGTACTTTTTAATGCTATGTGTGCCCAACTAAAAGGATTTGATGCAATAAGAAATATTACTCTAATGATGAAGATTTTAGAGTAATATGAGAGTTATACAGCAGAGTCATCACGAAGATTATgttatgaaagatgaattttctttGGTGAAACTTAATTTTGTGTTTATGAATATTCTCTAAGAGAGCATATTATCTAAGAACTACACTATGACGGATTAGAAGATTATTTTATGAGAGACAAAATAGTCTTTCTCAAATTTTTTTGGCCTACAATTTACTGACATGTTGCACATTATGCGAAAAAGAGGCAAGATATACCATAGTTCAAAAGAGTAAATTCAGAATCTTGACACATATACTCCTTTACCAAATCCTAATGCTCCCGAAAAAGATAAAGATAGTAGTATCGATTTCGTAATTAGTCTACCAAAAAATTAAAAAGGtacaattttattattattgtatcgatcgattttttaaaatgatatattttATTCCTTGCAAAAAGATGATAGATGCTTCTAAGCTTTATTTCAATGAAGTGATCAAACTTGTAGAATTCCTAAATCTATAGAGATACTAAATATCTTAGTCATTTTTAGAAAAGTTTATAATAGAAATTTGGCACCTACCTATTATATAGTAATACTATCATCTCAAATAGATGAACAAATTGAAGATGTAAATAAAATCTTGGGTAATCTGCTACTACGATGCTTTGTTATAAAAAGACTAAAACAATAAGATCTCATGCTATCTCGTGCTAAATTTGCTTATAATCACTATCTAGATATTGCTAAAGTACTTGAATCATCTTTATCAAGTTCAAAGGAAGAGGATTTTGTGGTTACCATGATAAAAATTCATAAAGAAGTAAAGAAGAAACTTGTAGCTAGCAACCAAGCTTATAAAGAAAAGACATCGTGTGAAGATCTTTGAATAAGGAGATCTTGTTTGGGTTTCTTTTGTGAAGAGAGAATAAATTTCACCAAAAACACACactaaattcaaaaaaaatttaaaattgatcgAGTTCTTAAAGAGAATTAATGACAATACTTACAAGATTGAATTTTTCTCTTAATGTTCGCACTTAGGATTTATCAATTTATCgtaacaataataatgataacccaTGGATGAGTTCTTCCTTACTTACGTTTAACACTTAGGATTTATCAATTTATCATAACAATGATGATGATAACCGTGTTCTTTATCACTTGAGAATGATGATGTAATGAGCATTAAATGCTACAAGTTTTTAAGACAATAAATTTCAAGTTCAATCGTAtcaaatttcaagaaaataatTCGTATCTTGAGATAATTATGAAATTTCAAAACTAATATGTATGATACCAAATTTAatatgtattatgatttatatttaattttagtaaATTATGACTCATTAATTAAATGATAAAGGGATTCTTATACTAAGAATCAATAAAATCTTATTAAGTTTTTATATTTTGAGGTAAAATTTTCTTTATCGTCCGTAtctcatttctctctctctctctctctctctctctctctctctcaagaccGCAGGCCAAAGGAACCGATCGTAGTGGTTTTAACGACGCTCACCAAACCTCTATTGGATTCCTGCGAAATCAGATTCCAACTACAGTTCTCATGCACACATCCTGCAAGCGTTGGTTTCAAaagatcaaagaacaagttgACGCCTTGGATTTGCAATTTACTGCTAATATGGAGGAGATAAGAACCAATAAATATGTGATTACATTCGGTGTTATTTCGGTGTAATTAATAGGGAGTCAGATAATCCACAAGAACCTGATGATGATTTCATTTTACGATCAGTAAACGGAACGATTAATTGTCTTGTGTGTTTTGCAATCCCAAAgacacacgagagagagagagagagagagagagagagagattcggaTTCAGGTACTTTGGTAATTTTCTTCGTATTCGGATTCAGGTACTTTGGTAATTTTCTTCGTATCGAGTGGCA from Musa acuminata AAA Group cultivar baxijiao chromosome BXJ1-3, Cavendish_Baxijiao_AAA, whole genome shotgun sequence encodes the following:
- the LOC135616601 gene encoding protein GAMETE CELL DEFECTIVE 1, mitochondrial-like, producing the protein MLSSTRSLLFRRRLPRHLVSLVRSSPLPPRSTDPNVPFGSIALLSTGLRSLSSSSSGFGESGGGGEGETKDPWGGSDQPQSSSSSSSGGLDWGEASSWSTGLTKEHFDGEAVGRQVSPTSELKAQAQAMDDEDEILRMLEKDNKESKAFVNGWRERLMETYHLLKQVREPGVRGSYLKDSEKAEMYRLHKENPEVYTVERLAKDYRIMRQRVHAILWLKEMEEEEEKKRGKPLDDSVEILLDNFPEFFNSHDREFHVASLPYKPDFKIMPEDWDGTTRDRDEVLYEISVKEDQMLYEEFVQKLNFNKKKVAGEVKFHKYSRRRPSDGWSFTVEKLGVRDKRGSGGGFKFVSLPDGSSRALNEMEKMYVKRETPKRRRRILPPFK
- the LOC103976969 gene encoding chlorophyll a-b binding protein 8, chloroplastic, with the protein product MATQAFLSSVDAGRQLLGGRPLRSAPSRSLGSSRKASFAVRAASTPPVKQGADRQLWFASKQSLTYLDGSLPGDYGFDPLGLSDPEGTGGFIEPKWLAYGEVINGRYAMLGAVGAIAPEIFGKLGWIPPETALPWFKTGVFPPAGTYNYWADPYTLFVLEMALMGFAEHRRFQDWANPGSMGKQYFLGLEKWLGGSGNPIYPGGPLFNPLGFGKDEKSMNDLKLKEVKNGRLAMLAILGYFAQAALTGVGPFQNLLDHLADPVHNNILTSFKFH